Within Bdellovibrionales bacterium, the genomic segment ATGCAGAAAGCCATCAACAATGAACTCGCCAAACGAAAGTCCATTTTTCTTTAGTCATATTGTCTTATCATTTTATTTAAACTCCATTCCAAGGCAGAATTTCTCTTCCTCGGTTGAACCATTCAAGATTGAGACAGTTCATCCGATAAGCAACAATGACAGGCGCAGTTCAAAACAACCGGGGCCAAATCTTGGTGGAGTATATCCTCTTGATGGTCATTGTTGTTTCAGTCGCCCTTCTTATCACATCCTTCATGGTTAGTCGAAATTCGGATCGTCCGGGATTTCTGATTTCAAAGTGGTATCAAATCATTCAAGTAATCGGTGAAGACTCGGCCGACGACCTTAAAAAGCCATAAAAGTCCACCCTTTCATGGCGCAAATAGGGAGCTTCAGTGAAAGCCCGACATGGGACCCTTGAATCCAATCAAGCCGCCAGGCGAGACTCGGTGATGCCATAAAGAGTGGAGCCTATTTGCTATTTATTATCGTTTATCACTCATGATTTATCACTTATCATTTATCATCTGGATCTGGACCAAGGCTTGATTCTAACAGCAGAAAGAGAACTGCGAGGCGAGCCCTCGGTAATCCTTTTCGTATAGACCATGTAAACGACAGTTTGCCTTTTGAAATCAATAAATCTCTCGACATACATTTCCTTGAAAACCAGCGATCTTCGCTCAGAGAAAATCCTCTCAGAGGCGCCCAATTTATTCGCATCCGAAAGGTTGACCGGTCCCACCTGGACGCAAGAAATAGATGCATCCGACTGGTTATCGGCAACACCAACAGTACCCTCAAAGCCACCGGCCTGAGGCCTACTGATATAGCAACTGATACCTTTTATATCCGGATCATCAACGATCTCAACTGCAATCTTATCATTTGGAGTTACCCAATGAAAATCATAGCTGACTTTTCCAAGCTCCTCTGCGTGCACTAAGGACGCCGAACCACCCAACCCAAAAATAAGCGAAACTACCAAGATTTTTCTTACTGTTATCAATATGGATTTCATTTTTTACTCCCTGCTTTGATTCTGAAACACCAAGTTTCTCGGCCAGAAAATATTCGCCATGCAACTCAGCCTTGAGCCCCTATGCCTTTTTTAGAAATAAGTCAATTCAATTAGTTTTGGAGACAAGGCGACCTACACTGTCAGGGTAGGGCCCCCAGGCGCAAATATCCTCCAAGTATCAAAGATATCGGAAATTTCATCATATATTTTCTCAAATTCCTCATCAGGAATAAGACCACGAATTCCTACAACATCATCATCGCCCAGACGACTGCGACAGACCGTGCAAGGAGCCCTCTCAGGAAAAGAGGTATCAAATGCCTCTGAGGATGGATAAAGCATAACAAACAGATGTTTTCCTACCTGTCGATGCAGTTCCCTCGCCCTCTGATAGCCTTCCTTTAGCTCATTTTGCATCCGAAAATAAATTTTCAATGCGACGGCCTCTTGGTATTGCGCAAAATAAAGACGAATGGGACCATCGAAAATCGCAGCATTAAAGGCCGGTGAATAAAAATTGGACTGAGTCAAGCTGGTCACTGATTCGTTCATCATTTTTTCCATCCAATGAATAATGGTGAAAGTACCCCAAGACTATTCAAGGTTACTTCTCAAAAGCAAAACTTATTTAAGATATTTTAAGCTTTTTTCTATATCATCATCTGGAACTGAAGATTCTTTTTCCCTTTACCCAGGATTCAACCACAGGAAGATGACCCACCTGCATAAATAGGTCCTGCCAACGCCCGTCTATCAGTATGAGATCAGCAGATTTTTCGGCTTCAATTGATCCGCAGACATCGCCTAACCCCAAGGCTGCCGCTGCATTTACCGTGTAAGCTGCCAAGACTTCGGCTAAAGTCATTCGCATCTCTACGCGCGCAAGCACCCCGACCAAAGCCAAGTCCCAGCTTGGCGAGCTGCCAGGATTAAAATCCGTCGCCAGGGCCACTCTCGCCCCCGCATCCAGAAGGGCCCGTGCAGGCGGATAGGGCATGCGCAAATAAAAATCAGCGGTGGGCAGCAGAACACATACTGATTCAGATTTCGAAAGCTGCTTCACGTCTTCCGGCGAAATCTGCACCAAGTGATCCACTGATTGAGCTTCCAGTTCAGCCCCTAAGATACCTCCCCCTAAGCGCTGAAGCTGATCCATGTGCCCCGTCAAACCAAAACCCAATTCTTTGGCTGCCTCTAGATACCGTCTGCCCTGCTCAAGTCCAAAGAACCCTTTCTCAATAAAAATATCCGCTCGCTCGGCGAGTTTGCCTTTAATAACCGCAGGAAGCATTGATTCGATCACTTCGTCCAAATATTCATCACAACCAACAGCCCCCTCCGGAAGGGCATGAGGTCCAAGGAAAGTTCTGACCACACGAGGGCCTTTCACTTTGCCCGCGACACTGAGCATTTTAAGTTCAGTTTCCAAATCAAGCCCATATCCGCTCTTGATCTCCAAGGTTCCAACCCCTTGACAGATGAAAGCATCCACGCGCGGTTTAAGTAGTTCAATGAGCTCTCTCTCATCGGCAATGCGAGTGTGATGAACCGTGGACAGAATTCCCCCACCTCTCTGAAAGATTTCCTGATACGTCGCACCCTGCACCCGTTGCTCAAACTCATCCGCTCGGCTGCCCGCAAAAACACTGTGCGTGTGCGCTTCAACAAAAGCAGGAAGAACACTGAGGCCACTGCAGTCCACCTCCTCCAAACTTGCCTTTCCAGTCAGACTCCTAATCACGTGGCTCGACAGCTGTCGCTCAGGGCCCGCCCAACGAATTTCACCCGCTTCAACCACCACCGCCCCGTCTGAAATGATACCCAGATCCTTCGTTGTGGAGCGACGCCCCTTCTTTTCTGACACACCACTCATCGTCAAAAGCTCGTCGATACGGCGAAAAATCACAAATTGAGCCAAGCCTCACCCCCATTTGAAGGTCTGAACCGGTTAAAAACTGCAGAATCCCAATTGCTCTCTCACATCTCTAGTGTACGTGTGACTTCTGATGCAACAAGGAAATGGATCCAGAGAATGTTTTGAAGAATCGTTCGAATTCAGTACCAGGGCTCACTCTGGAATAACATAGCAGGAATCATTCAAAATCTAGCGAGCTGCATCTGCCCCGGATGAGCTTCTCGCCGGGTCGGAGTCACTCGAGGACTCTCCCACCTCTTTTTGTCGCTTTGCCAGTGCCGAGCAAGCAATGGTTTCCAGTGACTCATTCAACTCAAGTTTTCGGCAGTTTTTCTCGCCAAATCTTGCACCAACCCATTGAGCCTCTTCTGACCATTCAAAATCTACTTCCCAGCTATCCATAACGGCAATTGCATCAAGGCAGCGATCACTGGTCCAATTCTCCTCACAATCGGGTGTTTTGACAAAAGGTGACAAATAATGGGGGGCCGAACTCCAAACTCGTTGATCCTCAAATTCAGGCCGACGAGCGCGATTAGGCAACCATACTTCCCCGACTCCAGGCATCGAGCTCCTTTTGTACCATTTTTTCCAAAGCTTCGCAGCGTCCCTCCGAGAGACTTGCTTCCAGATGTACTGGCGCCAGTCTTTGATGCTCATCTCATCAAGTTCATCATCCCTCAGCGTTAGAAATAGATCCTTGAGGTACAAGTCAAATTCTGTTGCCGACTTGATTTTGGAGAGATCTGCGCCTTTCCGCAACGAAATCAGAGCACGGATTTTTTCGTCTGAAAAATACTCCAGCGTAAGCGAATCCCAAGCCTTAAGGTCGTCGGGAAGCTGAATATTTAGCCATTTTCCACTCAATGACTTTGCTCGATAGAATTTTGCGCCCGCGCGAGTGATATTTGAACCAACAAAACTATAGC encodes:
- a CDS encoding class III signal peptide-containing protein, which gives rise to MTGAVQNNRGQILVEYILLMVIVVSVALLITSFMVSRNSDRPGFLISKWYQIIQVIGEDSADDLKKP
- a CDS encoding imidazolonepropionase; its protein translation is MSGVSEKKGRRSTTKDLGIISDGAVVVEAGEIRWAGPERQLSSHVIRSLTGKASLEEVDCSGLSVLPAFVEAHTHSVFAGSRADEFEQRVQGATYQEIFQRGGGILSTVHHTRIADERELIELLKPRVDAFICQGVGTLEIKSGYGLDLETELKMLSVAGKVKGPRVVRTFLGPHALPEGAVGCDEYLDEVIESMLPAVIKGKLAERADIFIEKGFFGLEQGRRYLEAAKELGFGLTGHMDQLQRLGGGILGAELEAQSVDHLVQISPEDVKQLSKSESVCVLLPTADFYLRMPYPPARALLDAGARVALATDFNPGSSPSWDLALVGVLARVEMRMTLAEVLAAYTVNAAAALGLGDVCGSIEAEKSADLILIDGRWQDLFMQVGHLPVVESWVKGKRIFSSR
- a CDS encoding CreA family protein — its product is MKSILITVRKILVVSLIFGLGGSASLVHAEELGKVSYDFHWVTPNDKIAVEIVDDPDIKGISCYISRPQAGGFEGTVGVADNQSDASISCVQVGPVNLSDANKLGASERIFSERRSLVFKEMYVERFIDFKRQTVVYMVYTKRITEGSPRSSLSAVRIKPWSRSR